Proteins from one Piscinibacter lacus genomic window:
- a CDS encoding YicC/YloC family endoribonuclease, giving the protein MPVYSMTGYAQALADASAPSVSDPAPAPRAGSGLAIDIRSVNSRFLDLAFRLPDELRGLEPALRELIAGSLKRGKVELRIATREGSETAWPQPQMEQLTALARLEGSVRNWLPQAAPLSVHEVLTWCRGGGSAVRSDEQVLALARQALAGLSEARAREGAKLVEILQSRITRLRELAAEAGPLLPQVVARQQQRFLERWQDALAAADGGGSIPADTLRDRALTEAASYAIRIDVAEELGRLNAHLDEIERLLKKGGELGKRLDFLIQELHREANTLGSKSAALELTQISVEMKVAIEQMREQVQNIE; this is encoded by the coding sequence ATGCCAGTCTACAGCATGACCGGCTACGCCCAGGCCCTGGCCGACGCGTCCGCCCCGAGCGTCTCGGACCCCGCCCCGGCCCCCCGAGCGGGCAGCGGACTGGCCATCGACATCCGCTCCGTCAACAGCCGTTTCCTCGACCTCGCCTTCCGTCTGCCCGACGAACTTCGCGGCCTCGAACCGGCGCTGCGCGAGCTGATCGCCGGCAGCCTCAAGCGCGGCAAGGTCGAGCTGCGCATCGCCACCCGCGAAGGGAGCGAGACCGCCTGGCCGCAGCCGCAGATGGAGCAGCTCACCGCGCTGGCGCGGCTTGAAGGCAGCGTGCGCAACTGGCTGCCCCAGGCCGCCCCCCTCAGCGTGCACGAGGTGCTGACCTGGTGCCGCGGCGGCGGCAGCGCCGTGCGCAGCGACGAGCAGGTGCTGGCCCTGGCCCGCCAGGCCCTGGCCGGCCTGAGCGAGGCCCGCGCCCGCGAAGGCGCCAAGCTCGTCGAGATCCTGCAATCGCGCATCACGCGCCTGCGCGAGCTGGCCGCCGAGGCCGGCCCCCTGCTGCCGCAGGTGGTCGCGCGCCAGCAGCAACGCTTCCTGGAACGCTGGCAGGACGCGCTGGCCGCCGCCGACGGCGGCGGCAGCATCCCCGCCGACACCCTGCGCGACCGCGCACTGACCGAGGCCGCGTCCTACGCCATCCGCATCGACGTGGCCGAGGAACTCGGCCGCCTGAACGCCCACCTCGACGAGATCGAGCGCCTGCTGAAGAAGGGCGGTGAACTCGGCAAGCGCCTGGACTTCCTGATCCAGGAACTGCACCGCGAAGCCAACACCCTCGGCTCCAAGTCCGCCGCGCTGGAGCTGACCCAGATCTCGGTGGAGATGAAGGTCGCGATCGAGCAGATGCGGGAACAGGTGCAGAACATCGAGTGA
- a CDS encoding serine/threonine protein kinase: MAKPKSAPLPAGTVVGGYQILRKLASGGFGVVYLAEDGEGRRVAIKEYLPASLAEREPGELLPRVRPDKQALYRLGLKSFFEEGRALAQISHPSVVAVLNFLRENETVYMVMNHLQGDTLQEFIVTARDLKRDKIFRESSIRSLFDEILRGLRIVHQHKMLHLDIKPANIFITEDNKAVLLDFGAAREVLSKEGSFIRPMYTPGFAAPEMYKRDGALGPWTDLYAIGACLYACMHGMPPPDAPQRMDKDRLGLSLSRMRNVYSDNLIEVIEWCMALDPLSRPQSVFALQKELTRETERRYTRLSFSERLKLQIESLRSGSPS; this comes from the coding sequence ATGGCAAAGCCGAAGTCCGCGCCCCTGCCGGCCGGCACCGTGGTCGGGGGCTACCAGATCCTGCGCAAGCTGGCCTCGGGCGGTTTCGGCGTGGTCTATCTCGCCGAGGACGGCGAGGGTCGCCGGGTGGCGATCAAGGAGTACCTGCCCGCCTCGCTGGCCGAGCGGGAGCCCGGCGAGCTGCTGCCGCGGGTGCGGCCCGACAAGCAGGCGCTCTACCGCCTGGGCCTCAAGAGCTTCTTCGAGGAAGGCCGCGCGCTGGCGCAGATCAGCCACCCCAGCGTGGTCGCGGTGCTGAACTTCCTGCGCGAGAACGAGACGGTCTACATGGTGATGAACCACTTGCAGGGCGACACCCTGCAGGAGTTCATCGTCACCGCGCGCGATCTCAAGCGCGACAAGATCTTCCGCGAGAGCTCGATCCGCAGCCTCTTCGACGAGATCCTGCGCGGCCTGCGCATCGTCCACCAGCACAAGATGCTGCATCTGGACATCAAGCCGGCCAACATCTTCATCACCGAGGACAACAAGGCCGTGCTGCTCGACTTCGGCGCCGCGCGCGAGGTGCTGAGCAAGGAAGGCAGCTTCATCCGCCCGATGTACACGCCGGGCTTTGCCGCGCCCGAGATGTACAAGCGCGATGGCGCGCTCGGCCCCTGGACCGACCTGTACGCCATCGGTGCCTGCCTCTACGCCTGCATGCACGGCATGCCGCCGCCGGATGCGCCGCAGCGCATGGACAAGGACCGGCTCGGCCTGTCGCTGTCACGCATGCGCAATGTCTATTCGGACAATCTCATCGAGGTGATCGAGTGGTGTATGGCGCTCGATCCCCTGTCCCGTCCGCAGAGCGTCTTCGCGCTGCAGAAGGAACTGACCCGCGAGACCGAGCGCCGCTACACCCGGCTGAGCTTCAGCGAAAGGCTGAAGCTTCAGATCGAGAGCCTGCGCTCGGGCTCGCCGTCCTGA
- a CDS encoding PP2C family protein-serine/threonine phosphatase — MSAARLDPVQISHRGGRRRNEDRVGHARRGEATLLLLADGMGGHPDGDVAAQLALQTLDLLFARAAQPRIAAPATFLAEAVHTAHRQLVEHARLQALDDTPRTTLVACLVQEDEAWWAHCGDSRIYLLRDGHLLARTRDHSYAEMPPEAAEHLADWAQMNRHVLFTCLGSPTPPRVDVAGPLPLQPGDCLMLCSDGLWGNLDEDMLVAALSDGPPEDALPALAEAALDAGGPRCDNVSALALRWPGPGLAEAESAEGSTIEHRLKAPPLPGA; from the coding sequence GTGTCCGCCGCCCGGCTCGACCCTGTCCAGATCAGCCACCGCGGCGGCCGCCGTCGCAACGAGGACCGCGTCGGCCATGCCCGCCGCGGCGAGGCCACCCTGCTGCTGCTGGCCGACGGCATGGGCGGCCATCCCGATGGCGATGTCGCCGCCCAGCTTGCGCTGCAGACCCTGGACCTGCTGTTCGCCCGCGCCGCGCAGCCGCGCATCGCCGCGCCGGCCACCTTCCTGGCCGAGGCGGTGCACACCGCGCACCGCCAGCTCGTCGAGCATGCCCGCCTGCAGGCCCTGGACGACACGCCGCGCACCACCCTCGTCGCCTGCCTGGTGCAGGAGGACGAGGCCTGGTGGGCGCATTGCGGCGATTCGCGCATCTACCTGCTGCGCGACGGCCACCTGCTGGCCCGCACCCGCGACCACAGCTATGCCGAGATGCCGCCCGAGGCCGCCGAGCACCTGGCCGACTGGGCCCAGATGAACCGCCATGTGCTCTTCACCTGCCTGGGCAGTCCGACGCCGCCGCGCGTCGACGTGGCCGGCCCGCTGCCCTTGCAACCAGGCGACTGCCTCATGCTGTGCTCCGACGGACTCTGGGGCAATCTGGACGAGGACATGCTCGTCGCCGCGCTCAGCGACGGCCCGCCCGAGGACGCGCTGCCGGCCCTGGCCGAAGCGGCCCTCGACGCCGGCGGCCCGCGCTGCGACAACGTCAGCGCCCTGGCCCTGCGCTGGCCGGGGCCGGGCCTGGCCGAAGCCGAGTCCGCCGAGGGCTCGACCATCGAGCATCGCCTGAAGGCCCCGCCCTTGCCCGGCGCCTGA
- the rph gene encoding ribonuclease PH: MRPQNRPADALRPVRLSRHYTRHAEGSVLVGFGDTQVLCTASVEDRVPPHKRGSGEGWVTAEYGMLPRATHTRGDREAARGKQSGRTQEIQRLIGRSLRAVVDLKALGERTITLDCDVLQADGGTRTAAITGAWLAMAEAVQDLIAAGKLAANPIRDHVAAISVGLLEGEARLDLEYVEDSACDTDMNVVMTGAGHYVEVQGTAEGAAFSRAEMDRLLQLAEQGIAELVVLQKAALAAPRPEVGITAGLGR; encoded by the coding sequence ATGCGCCCCCAGAACCGCCCCGCCGACGCCCTGCGTCCCGTCCGACTGAGCCGCCACTACACCCGCCATGCCGAGGGTTCGGTGCTGGTCGGCTTCGGCGACACCCAGGTGCTGTGCACCGCCTCGGTCGAGGACCGCGTGCCGCCGCACAAGCGCGGCAGCGGCGAGGGCTGGGTCACGGCCGAGTACGGCATGCTGCCGCGCGCCACCCACACCCGCGGCGACCGCGAGGCCGCCCGCGGCAAGCAGAGCGGGCGCACCCAGGAGATCCAGCGCCTGATCGGCCGCTCGCTGCGCGCCGTGGTGGACCTCAAGGCCCTGGGCGAGCGCACCATCACCCTGGATTGCGACGTGCTGCAAGCCGATGGCGGCACCCGCACCGCCGCCATCACCGGCGCCTGGCTGGCGATGGCCGAGGCGGTGCAGGACCTAATCGCCGCCGGCAAGCTGGCCGCCAACCCGATCCGCGACCATGTCGCCGCCATCAGCGTCGGCCTGCTGGAGGGCGAAGCCCGCCTCGACCTGGAGTACGTCGAGGACAGCGCCTGCGACACCGACATGAATGTCGTCATGACCGGCGCCGGTCACTACGTGGAAGTGCAGGGCACGGCCGAGGGCGCAGCCTTCAGCCGCGCCGAGATGGATCGCCTGCTGCAACTGGCCGAGCAGGGCATCGCCGAGCTGGTCGTCCTGCAGAAGGCCGCGCTGGCCGCACCCCGGCCCGAGGTGGGCATCACGGCCGGGCTCGGGCGATGA
- a CDS encoding non-canonical purine NTP pyrophosphatase — protein sequence MRLVLASNNAKKLGELQGLLADLPLTLVGQGSLGIPEAEEPHRSFLENALAKARHAARAAGGAALADDSGLCVDALGGQPGVDSAVYVPLPAGDFADREARRAAQDAANNARLLAAMQGQADRRAAFVCVLVAVRHADDPLPLVATGCWAGELLQAPRGQGGFGYDPLLWIPSEAAAVAELPAARKAALSHRGAAARALVAQLREVWALRP from the coding sequence CTGCGCCTCGTCCTAGCGTCCAACAACGCCAAGAAGCTGGGCGAGCTGCAGGGCCTGCTGGCCGACCTGCCGCTGACCCTGGTGGGGCAGGGCAGCCTCGGCATCCCCGAGGCCGAGGAGCCGCACCGCAGCTTTCTTGAGAACGCCCTGGCCAAGGCCCGCCATGCCGCCCGCGCGGCCGGCGGCGCGGCCCTGGCCGACGATTCCGGCCTCTGCGTCGATGCCCTGGGCGGCCAGCCCGGCGTCGACTCGGCCGTCTACGTGCCCCTGCCGGCCGGCGACTTCGCCGACCGCGAAGCCCGCCGCGCCGCGCAGGACGCCGCCAACAACGCCCGCCTGCTGGCCGCGATGCAGGGCCAGGCCGACCGCCGCGCCGCCTTCGTCTGCGTGCTGGTGGCCGTGCGTCATGCCGATGACCCGCTGCCCCTGGTCGCCACCGGCTGCTGGGCCGGCGAGCTGCTTCAGGCCCCGCGCGGGCAAGGGGGCTTCGGCTACGACCCGCTGCTGTGGATCCCCTCCGAAGCCGCCGCCGTGGCCGAGCTGCCCGCCGCCCGCAAGGCCGCGCTCAGCCACCGCGGTGCGGCCGCCCGGGCGCTGGTCGCGCAACTGCGCGAGGTCTGGGCCCTCCGGCCCTGA
- the hemW gene encoding radical SAM family heme chaperone HemW, translated as MDTRDPRPLTLHRDPGALRLPAPPTLAVYVHLPWCLKKCPYCDFNSHELQAPGPRRIALAAQAPAPQRGPDGAEQAAYLAALRADLEAALPLVWGRNVHSVFIGGGTPSLFSPAAIGTLIDMLRSLLRLAPGAEITLEANPGTFERDRFQGYADAGVTRLSVGVQSFDDAQLRTLGRVHDAAQARAALEEAARAFRTWNLDLMYALPGQTLEALDRELDQALAFAPPHLSVYHLTMEPNTVFGSRPPPGLPDDDLASALLDRLVERTAAAGLARYEVSAFARPGHRCMHNQNYWQFGDYLGIGAGAHSKLSFAERVIRQVRWREPARYLAEAPAGRAVSNEHEIDPKDLPFEFMMNALRLKDGLPLNLFAERTGLPLGAILSTLDAAQQRGLLALKLGTEGWIQPTAKGFDFLNELVGMFLPD; from the coding sequence ATGGACACGCGCGACCCCCGCCCGCTGACCCTGCACCGCGACCCCGGCGCCTTGCGCCTGCCCGCGCCGCCCACGCTGGCCGTCTATGTGCACCTGCCCTGGTGCCTGAAGAAGTGCCCTTACTGCGACTTCAACTCGCATGAGCTGCAGGCCCCCGGGCCGCGCCGGATCGCCCTTGCCGCGCAAGCCCCAGCGCCGCAGCGCGGCCCGGACGGGGCCGAGCAGGCCGCCTACCTTGCCGCCCTGCGTGCCGACCTGGAAGCCGCGCTGCCCCTGGTCTGGGGCCGCAATGTGCACAGCGTCTTCATCGGCGGTGGCACGCCCAGCCTGTTCAGCCCGGCCGCCATCGGCACGCTGATCGACATGCTGCGCAGCCTGCTGCGCCTGGCGCCGGGGGCCGAGATCACGCTCGAAGCCAACCCCGGCACCTTCGAGCGCGATCGCTTCCAGGGCTATGCCGACGCCGGTGTCACCCGCCTGTCGGTCGGCGTGCAGAGCTTCGACGACGCGCAACTGCGCACCCTGGGCCGTGTGCACGATGCCGCCCAGGCCCGCGCCGCGCTGGAGGAAGCCGCCCGCGCCTTTCGCACCTGGAACCTGGACCTGATGTATGCCCTGCCGGGCCAGACGCTGGAGGCGCTCGACCGCGAGCTCGACCAGGCCCTGGCCTTCGCCCCGCCGCACCTCAGCGTCTACCACCTGACGATGGAGCCCAACACCGTCTTCGGCAGCCGCCCACCCCCGGGCCTGCCTGACGACGACCTGGCCAGCGCCCTGCTCGACCGCCTCGTCGAACGCACCGCCGCCGCCGGCCTGGCGCGCTACGAGGTCTCGGCCTTCGCTCGCCCCGGCCACCGCTGCATGCACAACCAGAACTACTGGCAGTTCGGCGACTACCTGGGGATCGGCGCCGGCGCGCACAGCAAGCTCAGCTTCGCCGAACGCGTCATCCGCCAGGTCCGCTGGCGCGAACCGGCCCGCTACCTGGCCGAAGCCCCGGCCGGTCGCGCCGTGTCGAACGAGCACGAGATCGACCCGAAGGACCTGCCCTTCGAATTCATGATGAACGCGCTGCGCCTGAAAGACGGCCTGCCGCTCAACCTTTTCGCCGAACGCACCGGCCTGCCCCTGGGCGCCATTCTGTCGACCCTCGACGCCGCGCAGCAGCGCGGCCTGCTGGCGCTGAAACTCGGCACCGAAGGCTGGATTCAGCCCACAGCCAAGGGCTTTGATTTTCTGAATGAGTTGGTTGGGATGTTTCTGCCGGATTGA
- a CDS encoding penicillin acylase family protein — MVLLRRILIALLLLTGLLGILVWTYTLRALPQRSGEISVRGPLSRLSIERDANGIPTIRAGAAEDAWFGLGFAHAQDRLWQLELHRRIGSGRLAELFGREALGHDKFLRALGVRRAAQEQWAKADPLSRRALEAYSAGINAYVDEHMRARPPEFLVLGLQPEPWTPVDSLAWSIIMAWDLGGNWRSELLRLRLSLFLPAERIDELLPGYEGERPPQLRDYGELYTRLKLAGSGRPGSAAAAGSAPAAAGSAFWDALLQGGVEGTGSNNWAVSGRHSATGHPLVANDPHLRLSTPALWYLARLEAPGLRVAGATLPALPMVVLGQNEHLAWSFTNTFPDVQDLYVEQIDPRNPQRYRSGEGPEGWATFETFPERIGVRGEPDVVFVARRSRHGPIISDAESPATQGLTGTHPPRPEAPGYALALRWTALDPDTGTLAAGLGFNRARSVDEFIAAGSSYVAPMQNVIVADRRRIAQVSLGRVPLRKADNDLRGRVPAPGWDSRYDWAGFLPPAETPRELDPPRGWLASANQRIHGPNYPHEIGSDWSLPFRHRRIQQLLDSRPIHDLDSFAAMQRDRRSLFALALLDRLRAARSNHPLAPQARALLAGWDGRMEPDAAEPLIFWAWLRHLGRGVFADQIGAERYERELGVRSFHDALLGVLQRDDAWWCDDMGTPERESCTDQIDRALGVALEELERLQGHEPATWRWSRAHLARAEHRPFSKLPLLRPHFELQTPVGGDTYTLDATRVWLASDPASGLLPYQTEHAASLRLLMDVGDPRRSRVIHPSGQSGLVFSPGYRDFQPRWAKGQTVMLWPDTEPGQMLRLLPR, encoded by the coding sequence ATGGTCCTGCTGCGCCGCATCCTGATCGCCCTGCTGCTGCTGACCGGCCTGCTCGGCATCCTGGTCTGGACCTACACCCTGCGGGCCCTGCCGCAGCGCTCGGGCGAGATCTCGGTGCGCGGGCCGCTGTCGCGGCTGTCGATCGAGCGCGATGCGAACGGCATCCCCACCATCCGCGCCGGGGCGGCCGAGGATGCCTGGTTCGGCCTGGGTTTCGCGCATGCGCAGGACCGGCTCTGGCAGCTTGAGCTGCACCGCCGCATCGGCTCGGGCCGGCTGGCCGAGCTCTTCGGCCGCGAGGCCCTGGGCCACGACAAGTTCCTGCGCGCGCTCGGCGTGCGGCGCGCCGCCCAGGAGCAATGGGCCAAGGCCGATCCCCTGAGCCGCCGTGCGCTGGAGGCCTACAGCGCCGGCATCAATGCCTATGTCGACGAGCACATGCGGGCGCGGCCGCCCGAGTTCCTGGTGCTCGGCCTGCAGCCCGAGCCCTGGACGCCGGTCGACAGCCTGGCCTGGTCGATCATCATGGCCTGGGACCTGGGCGGCAACTGGCGCAGCGAGCTGCTGCGCCTGCGGCTGAGCCTCTTCCTGCCGGCCGAGCGCATCGACGAGCTGCTGCCCGGCTACGAGGGCGAGCGGCCACCGCAACTGCGCGACTACGGCGAGCTCTACACCCGCCTCAAGCTGGCCGGCAGCGGCCGGCCGGGCAGCGCCGCCGCCGCCGGCAGTGCGCCCGCAGCGGCGGGCTCGGCCTTCTGGGACGCCCTGCTGCAGGGCGGCGTCGAGGGCACGGGCTCGAACAACTGGGCCGTCTCCGGCCGGCACAGCGCCACCGGCCATCCCCTGGTCGCCAACGACCCGCACCTGCGCCTGAGCACGCCGGCGCTCTGGTACCTGGCCCGGCTGGAAGCGCCCGGCCTGCGCGTGGCTGGCGCCACCCTGCCCGCCCTGCCCATGGTGGTGCTGGGCCAGAACGAGCACCTGGCCTGGTCCTTCACCAACACCTTCCCGGATGTGCAGGACCTCTACGTCGAGCAGATCGACCCCCGGAACCCGCAGCGCTACCGCAGCGGCGAGGGCCCGGAAGGCTGGGCGACCTTCGAGACCTTCCCCGAGCGCATCGGCGTGCGCGGCGAACCGGATGTCGTCTTCGTCGCCCGGCGCAGCCGCCACGGCCCCATCATTTCCGACGCCGAAAGCCCCGCCACCCAGGGCCTGACCGGCACCCACCCGCCGCGGCCCGAGGCCCCCGGCTACGCCCTGGCCCTGCGCTGGACCGCGCTGGACCCCGACACCGGCACCCTGGCCGCCGGCCTGGGCTTCAACCGGGCGCGCAGCGTCGACGAATTCATCGCCGCCGGCAGCAGCTATGTCGCGCCGATGCAGAACGTCATCGTCGCCGACCGGCGCCGCATCGCCCAGGTCAGCCTGGGCCGCGTGCCCCTGCGCAAGGCCGACAACGACCTGCGCGGCCGCGTGCCCGCCCCCGGCTGGGACAGCCGCTACGACTGGGCCGGCTTCCTGCCCCCGGCCGAAACCCCGCGCGAACTGGACCCGCCGCGCGGCTGGCTGGCCAGCGCCAACCAGCGCATCCACGGCCCCAACTACCCGCACGAGATCGGCAGCGACTGGAGCCTGCCCTTCCGCCACCGCCGCATCCAGCAACTGCTGGACAGCCGGCCCATACACGACCTGGACAGCTTCGCCGCCATGCAGCGCGACCGGCGCTCGCTCTTCGCCCTGGCCCTGCTCGACCGCCTGCGCGCCGCGCGCAGCAACCACCCCCTGGCGCCCCAGGCCCGCGCCCTGCTGGCGGGCTGGGACGGGCGGATGGAGCCCGATGCCGCCGAACCCCTCATCTTCTGGGCCTGGCTGCGGCACCTCGGGCGCGGCGTCTTCGCCGACCAGATCGGCGCCGAACGCTACGAGCGCGAACTCGGCGTGCGCAGCTTCCACGACGCCCTGCTCGGCGTGCTGCAACGCGACGACGCCTGGTGGTGCGACGACATGGGCACCCCCGAGCGCGAAAGCTGCACCGACCAGATCGACCGCGCCCTGGGCGTGGCGCTGGAGGAACTGGAGCGCCTGCAAGGCCATGAGCCGGCCACCTGGCGCTGGTCGCGCGCCCACCTGGCGCGGGCCGAACACCGCCCCTTCAGCAAGCTGCCCCTGCTGCGGCCGCACTTCGAACTGCAAACCCCCGTCGGCGGCGACACCTACACCCTGGACGCCACCCGCGTCTGGCTGGCCAGCGACCCCGCCAGCGGCCTGCTGCCCTACCAGACCGAACACGCCGCCAGCCTGCGCCTGCTGATGGACGTGGGCGACCCGCGCCGCTCCCGCGTCATCCACCCCAGCGGCCAGAGCGGCCTCGTCTTCAGCCCCGGCTACCGCGACTTCCAGCCCCGCTGGGCCAAGGGCCAGACCGTCATGCTGTGGCCCGACACCGAACCCGGCCAGATGCTGCGCCTGCTGCCCCGCTGA
- a CDS encoding D-2-hydroxyacid dehydrogenase family protein: MATLNIILLDDHQDAVRKLACAAALDGFNFKVFTNSVKGIGQLAVRLKDADIVIAVRERTSFPRLLLERLPRLKLIAQVGPVGEHIDVEACTRLGIAVAESLEGPAAPAELTWALVQAASRRLPQYIAHLKHGAWQQSGLKAAAMPPNFSLGTLLEGRQLGLWGYGQVGRRVAGYGRAFGMKVQVWGSEASRARAVADGYEAAPSREAFFAESDVLSLHLRLVEATRGLIGPEDLARMKPEALLVNTSQAELIQDGALVSALNRGRPGLAAIDVFESEPILQGHPLLRLENAICTPHIGHVERSAYESAFAAAFANVLAFIQRAPTGIVNPEALKVTQR, from the coding sequence ATGGCGACACTGAACATCATCCTCCTGGACGACCACCAGGATGCGGTCCGCAAGCTGGCCTGCGCGGCCGCGCTGGACGGCTTCAACTTCAAGGTCTTCACCAACTCGGTCAAGGGCATCGGCCAGCTCGCGGTGCGGCTCAAGGATGCCGACATCGTGATCGCGGTGCGCGAGCGCACCAGCTTCCCGCGGCTGCTGCTGGAGCGCCTGCCGCGGCTGAAGCTGATCGCGCAGGTCGGCCCGGTCGGCGAGCACATCGATGTCGAGGCCTGCACCCGCCTGGGCATTGCGGTGGCCGAGTCGCTGGAAGGCCCGGCCGCGCCGGCCGAGCTGACCTGGGCCCTGGTGCAGGCCGCCAGCCGGCGGCTGCCGCAGTACATCGCCCACCTCAAGCACGGTGCCTGGCAGCAGTCCGGCCTGAAGGCCGCGGCCATGCCGCCGAACTTCAGCCTGGGCACGCTGCTGGAGGGGCGCCAGCTCGGCCTCTGGGGCTACGGGCAGGTCGGCCGCCGGGTGGCCGGCTACGGCCGCGCCTTCGGCATGAAGGTGCAGGTCTGGGGCAGCGAGGCCTCGCGTGCCCGCGCCGTGGCCGATGGCTACGAGGCCGCGCCCAGCCGCGAGGCCTTCTTTGCCGAAAGCGATGTGCTGAGCCTGCACCTGCGCCTGGTCGAGGCCACCCGCGGCCTGATCGGCCCCGAGGACCTGGCCCGCATGAAGCCCGAGGCCCTGCTGGTCAACACCTCGCAGGCCGAGCTGATCCAGGACGGCGCGCTGGTCTCCGCCCTCAACCGCGGCCGGCCCGGCCTGGCCGCCATCGACGTGTTCGAGAGCGAGCCCATCCTCCAGGGCCATCCCCTGCTGCGGCTGGAGAACGCGATCTGCACGCCGCACATCGGCCATGTCGAGCGCAGCGCCTACGAATCGGCCTTCGCCGCCGCCTTCGCGAACGTGCTGGCCTTCATCCAGCGCGCGCCCACCGGCATCGTCAACCCCGAGGCGCTGAAGGTGACCCAGCGGTGA
- a CDS encoding MFS transporter, with amino-acid sequence MNPAAAGDEARARALRASRWALLFGNFAIGCGVMVTVGSLNDLSQSLGVSVADGGRLIALAAATMCLSAPLAAGIVAGFDRRRLLTAALAWYAVGHLLCAFAPDYGALMVLRALTVLTASVFTPQAAAAMGVLAPPAQRGGAIGFVFLGWSLALVLGMPLHSWIGETFGWRWAFGLVAVLAGAAAAWLWRVVPDGIRPPAVSASAWRELLTHPALMAVVAVTALQSAGQFGVQAYLAPYYRQQLGADATTISLLFFWAGLCGLIGNVLMTRHVDRLGPPRAVLLTLGAIAFSLAIWPLAGSPLAVALVIVPWALGGFATSSAQQARLSAAAPALAPALLALNSSAIYLGHAAGSASGGLIVTAQGYAGLAPVGLLWILSAAGLSVWAERRLQRGARA; translated from the coding sequence GTGAACCCGGCCGCGGCCGGCGACGAGGCCCGCGCCCGCGCGCTGCGGGCCAGCCGCTGGGCGCTGCTGTTCGGCAACTTCGCGATCGGCTGCGGGGTGATGGTGACGGTCGGTTCGCTCAACGACCTGAGCCAGTCGCTGGGTGTCAGCGTGGCCGATGGCGGCCGCCTGATCGCGCTGGCCGCCGCCACCATGTGCCTGAGCGCGCCGCTGGCCGCCGGCATCGTCGCCGGCTTCGACCGCCGCCGCCTGCTGACCGCCGCCCTGGCCTGGTATGCCGTCGGCCACCTGCTCTGCGCCTTCGCGCCGGACTATGGCGCGCTGATGGTGCTGCGGGCGCTGACGGTGCTGACCGCCTCGGTCTTCACCCCGCAGGCCGCCGCGGCCATGGGCGTGCTGGCGCCGCCCGCGCAACGCGGCGGGGCGATCGGCTTCGTCTTCCTGGGCTGGTCGCTGGCGCTGGTGCTGGGCATGCCGCTGCATAGTTGGATCGGCGAGACCTTCGGCTGGCGCTGGGCCTTCGGCCTTGTGGCCGTGCTGGCGGGCGCGGCGGCGGCCTGGCTCTGGCGGGTGGTGCCCGACGGCATCCGGCCGCCGGCCGTCAGCGCCAGCGCCTGGCGCGAGCTGCTGACGCATCCGGCCCTGATGGCCGTGGTCGCCGTCACCGCGCTGCAAAGCGCCGGCCAGTTCGGCGTGCAGGCCTATCTGGCGCCCTACTACCGCCAGCAGCTCGGCGCCGATGCCACCACCATCAGCCTGCTGTTCTTCTGGGCCGGCCTGTGCGGCCTGATCGGCAATGTGCTGATGACCCGCCACGTCGACCGCCTGGGCCCGCCGCGCGCCGTGCTGCTGACGCTGGGCGCGATCGCCTTCAGCCTGGCGATCTGGCCGCTGGCCGGCTCGCCGCTGGCGGTGGCCTTGGTCATCGTGCCCTGGGCGCTGGGCGGCTTCGCGACCAGCTCGGCCCAGCAGGCCCGGCTCAGCGCGGCGGCGCCGGCCCTGGCGCCGGCCCTGCTGGCGCTCAACAGCTCGGCCATCTACCTGGGCCATGCCGCCGGCTCGGCCAGCGGCGGCCTGATCGTCACCGCCCAGGGCTATGCCGGACTGGCGCCAGTGGGGCTGCTGTGGATCCTGTCGGCCGCCGGCCTCAGCGTCTGGGCCGAGCGGCGGCTGCAGCGCGGGGCGCGGGCCTGA